From a region of the Mytilus galloprovincialis chromosome 3, xbMytGall1.hap1.1, whole genome shotgun sequence genome:
- the LOC143068034 gene encoding calmodulin-like yields MADQLNEEQIAEFKEAFSLFDKDGDGTITTKELGTVMRSLGQNPTEAELQDMINEVDADGNGTIDFPEFLTMMARKMKDSDSEEEIREAFRVFDKDGNGFISAAELRHVMTNLGEKLTDEEVDEMIREADLDGDGQVNYEEFVKMMTSK; encoded by the exons GCTGACCAACTAAATGAAGAACAAATTGCAG aatttaaAGAGGCTTTCAGTCTGTTCGACAAAGATGGCGACGGTACCATTACCACAAAAGAACTGGGAACTGTCATGAGATCTCTCGGACAAAATCCAACAGAGGCAGAACTACAAGACATGATCAACGAAGTCGATGCTGATG GTAATGGTACGATAGATTTCCCAGAATTCCTTACTATGATGGCTCGAAAAATGAAAGACAGTGATTCCGAGGAAGAAATCAGAGAAGCATTCAGAGTATTTGATAAGGACGGCAATGGTTTTATAAGTGCAGCTGAACTTCGACATGTGATGACAAATCTAGGTGAAAAATTAACAGATGAAGAAGTTGATGAGATGATCCGAGAGGCCGATCTAGACGGAGACGGTCAGGTCAACTACGAAG